The nucleotide window CTCCAATCTTCCAGTCTCCTATGATAGACTTCGGATATGACATCAGCGACTTCTTCGCTATCCACGATGAGTATGGCACCATGGAGGATTTCGTTGAGCTGGTGAATAAGGCGCATTCGTTGGGTAAGAGCAACTACTTTTTGTTTAACAATGTTTTGAAatgttatgaaaatatgaatCAGTATCTTAAAAATACTccgaagaaaaacaaaacaacaaattatacctaatcatttaaatatttatttttgatgccTGATAAAGAAATCAGATTGTGATTGAACTTTGCTTTTATTCTTAGGGATCAAAGTCCTTTTAGACTACGTGCCTAATCATGCAAGTACATATTCCGAATACTTCATAAAATCTGAAAATAGGGAACCAGGATTTGAAGACTTCTTTGTGTGGGCAAACCCTCGCTTCGAAGTTGGTAACCCTACTCCTCAAGTACCTTCTAACTGGGTAAGTTGTTTAGCTCATAAACTTTTAACAAGACATTATCGAAAAAGTACCAATATGTTAATCCGAAAATTTTGGCACTAAGATCAGTCAATTTGGAGGCTCAGTCTGGGAATGGAGCGACAAACGCCAGCAATATTACCTCCACCAGTTTGCGATCGAGCAAGCTGACTTCAACTTCAGAGAACAGGCAGTCAAGGACAAGATGATAGAAATCATGCTCTTCTGGATTGAGAAAGGAGCTGACGGATTCAGAGTGGACGCCATCCCTCATTTGTTTGAAACCCCTCCTGATCAATTTGGAGTCTACCCCAATGAACCGCTGTCTGGGAATATGTTCTTGACACCAGACCAGCCCGGGTACACCACGCAGATACATGTGAGGGACCTGATAGAACTGTATGATGTTGTATATGATTGGAGGGAGGCTGTTGACAAGTGGGCTGAAGATAACAACTCTGAGACTAAGTAAGTTCACAAAAGCTctccttttatataaaactgaaTGAAACTCTTACTCATCTGAATGTTCTATATTTCAAGGATACTACTAGCGGAAGCATACGCAAATATCAGCATGACCATGTTATACTACGGAGATGAAAAGGGAAGAGTTGGTGCCCATTTCCCATTCAACTTCGACTTCATCACGACACTGTCTGCAAGATCTTCCGCCAGAGACTTCGCGTACGTCATTCGTCACTGGCTCACTTACATGCCTAAAGGAAACGTTGCCAACTGGGTGGTAAGTAAccttacatttaattaaatgctCTAAGATCTTATTTTTCCTCAAAATTTATCTCATACTAATATTCTTCTAGTTCGGAAACCACGACCAGAGCCGCATGCCGTCCAGATTCAGAACTGACATGGTAGACGGATTGAACAGTCTCAACATGTTACTGCCAGGAGTCGCAGTCACATACCAGGGCGAAGAAATCGGAATGAGGGATGGCTTCGTCAGCTGGGAAGATACAGTAGACGTAGCTGCACTAAACCAGGGCAATCCTGACAACTATCTTGAGTTCTCTAGAGATCCTTGCAGAACGCCTTACCATTGGAACAACTCCACTAGTGCAGGTTTTTCGACCAATGAAAGGCCTTGGCTACCAGTAGCACAAGACTATATGGAAATTAATCTACAAGCTCAAAAGGATGCTGATATTAGTCATTATAAGGTGAGAAATCCAGACAAAGATATAGACAATTCTTTGACAAAAAATGATCTAAGGAAATCCAAAACACTATCGCAAGTTTCTCTGACTTTTTGCCATTTCAGGTGTACCAAACTCTGACACGACTCCGCAAAGAGCCAGCCCTATCCCACGGCGAGTATGACGTAGAAGCTCTGACTGCCAACACCCTGCTCCTCATCCGCTACCTGAGGACCTTCGACACGTATGTCCTGCTGTTCAACGTGGGCACTGTCACTGATACTGTGGACCTCAGTGGAATCACACTGGTGTCTGCTCCTTTGACTGTTTATACTGCTAGCGTGCATAGTAGTAGAACACCTGGGTAAGtctttttgttatttgatttgaCTAAGGTATATGTAGTTACAATCTCGTGAATTCTTCCATTTAGAACATATACTTGCGGTCTTTCCTTGCTTACTTTAGGCTCTTCTCAATAGATGCCCATTCTTTAGTCAACGACAAAAAGCATGTATCGACCGTTTTAAAACTTGATGATATATGAGATGAAGGTTCTAAGCATTTCTTTAACAATCAGTGTAGTGGCAAATcatcttataaaaaaatgtgatttgcAAAATTTAcatcaatgtaaataaaaaagaggAAAGTTGATGTTGAATATGTCGATAATCACGAATTGgagatgataaataaataatgatttccgGCGATAAAACCTAGGTATTATCTTGGTAATAATTTAGTACCTAGCAAAGTACTTAAAAGCTTATAGATATCTTTATGGTCCCGATTTATTGCTTGatagtaaaagtaaaacaaattaagAACATTCCAGTTCTTTGAATTGCATCGGAAACGTATTATGTAATTTAGGTAATAATCTATATCAACGTTATCTACTTTTTACGTACAAGTGCGGTACGGTGGGGTACTTagcattttgataattttgcatATTAAGATACAAATAGATAAGCAAGGATGaggaaaactaaaaataaattacatcttTGTCCACCTGGATATCGAATCATTCTTGTCTATGttactgtgtacataaagtgttaattaattaaacccaGGAACAGGACTCATGATTAATACAGCTGAATTCGGTTacactagaagccgaccccaacatggttgggaaaaaggctcggaggatgatgatgactcataaTTATTACTGTCCCGTCATCCTCACTTATACTCACTTATCCTCACATATTATGAGACATTCAAacctatgtatttacttttatttttattgtttcagaacCGTTGTTCCTCTGAATAACATCACCTTAGTACCTGGTGAAGCGATTGTACTCCGAGCTCCTCCAacgtgataaaaaataaataaaaaatatatttatgtataagttaagttcatatacctatgtatgtataagttaAGCCGTATTGCAACGAACTATGAATAAAAAACTGCGTACTTTGGaaattaaatgtgaaaattcataataaacagtattttttgtcGCTGTAATTTTATCCTAATTTTAGATGACGACTAAGGAGATAACAACCAATTCTATAATTGAAAAATACAAGcatcctcttttttgggaagtcggttaaacaggaaaaataaacattgtcgTAATTAGCGAAATTGTTGTCTCGTGAGCATttgctcatattataaatgttatagATATTGACAgactttaaacaaacaaataaagattgCGTAACTATTACCGGTTTTTATTGACACAAtgcattattttgtaaataaagtacTAGTGATGTGCCTGTCCGGAACCCTAGAACGGGATcccgaataaaaaatatgcaaatcgGTTATGGATTTAATTCGTATGTTCCTAATTGGTGCAACACCAATaatatagttaaaaatagtCTATATTCCATACGttgtatttcatttaattatttatgaactGCTTCCTTCCTCTAATATAATCTTATTATCTTCAAAGCCTGAGAAAATACTGGGAGATGATCTACATAGTAGAATAAGATCACATGCTAATTAAGTAACTATTTATCGACTAGGGTTTGCCATTCAGTgcactgaaataaatttatttGAACACTAACTCTGAATTTACTGCTTTATGTTAAAACTATTATCTAGTTGGATTTTTAGTTTATTGACTttcatagatatttacatatttacaagacacaaacaaactattctagtaaaacATCTAAAAAGCAATaacgaatataataaaatagtccTATAAGAATGTATATCATCACTTTGCGTATTTCTGACATGAAATGTAACTGCCGGTTTGAGGCAATTCAGGTAGGTaccaaataattaatataaaaccaatatataaaagataatattaattagtttcaAATACCGAGAATTCATTAATCAATAAGAgcccaaaattaatttaagttttcatttaCTTCTCAACTTCCCAATTCCGCTTCACCTTAAAACCGTAACAAATCAATATACAACATAAATAATTCCTTTGACACCTCTGAACTTTAAACCCATTAATCCATCAAACCAAAACTTGGTCCAAACTTCAATACCTGGTGGAAAACTTTTGGACCGGGTACATAAATAATGGGAATGAATTTGGTCGGTAAGTCGCATCACTAGTGAACAAGGTCGTCGGAAGTGGTGCGGAGATGGTGGGATTATTATTGTTCGAGATGCTGTGGGTGGTACTCGCGTGTGTGGTGAGCAGGGTGGCTGCCGATGTGGTCTCCCCGTGGTGGAACAATGCTGTGTATTATAGGATGCTGGTGGATAGCTTTAGAG belongs to Helicoverpa armigera isolate CAAS_96S chromosome 6, ASM3070526v1, whole genome shotgun sequence and includes:
- the LOC110376983 gene encoding maltase 2 gives rise to the protein MPLARTVGIAILTALVVGLVVGLTTWAVMRDDPAEEEGPPETTVPDTTTTTTTTTTTEASTVEQPPELRKLDWWEHTVIYQIYPRSFKDSDGDGIGDLKGITSELEHLVDAGVGALWMSPIFQSPMIDFGYDISDFFAIHDEYGTMEDFVELVNKAHSLGIKVLLDYVPNHASTYSEYFIKSENREPGFEDFFVWANPRFEVGNPTPQVPSNWISQFGGSVWEWSDKRQQYYLHQFAIEQADFNFREQAVKDKMIEIMLFWIEKGADGFRVDAIPHLFETPPDQFGVYPNEPLSGNMFLTPDQPGYTTQIHVRDLIELYDVVYDWREAVDKWAEDNNSETKILLAEAYANISMTMLYYGDEKGRVGAHFPFNFDFITTLSARSSARDFAYVIRHWLTYMPKGNVANWVFGNHDQSRMPSRFRTDMVDGLNSLNMLLPGVAVTYQGEEIGMRDGFVSWEDTVDVAALNQGNPDNYLEFSRDPCRTPYHWNNSTSAGFSTNERPWLPVAQDYMEINLQAQKDADISHYKVYQTLTRLRKEPALSHGEYDVEALTANTLLLIRYLRTFDTYVLLFNVGTVTDTVDLSGITLVSAPLTVYTASVHSSRTPGTVVPLNNITLVPGEAIVLRAPPT